DNA from Syntrophorhabdaceae bacterium:
TTCAAGGGCCTTCACGACACCGATATTCTTTGCAACCCCGCCTGTCATAATGACCTCTTTCTCAGCTCCGCCAATTCTGCTGATAAGACCCATAGTCCTGTCTGCGATAGCCTTGTGAATACCATACAGGATATCTTCCAGTTCTTCCCCTTCGCTGACCAGGGATATGACCTCTGACTCCGCAAATACAGTACAGATGCTGCTGATCGTAACTTCCTTCTTATGTTTCAGAGAGCTATCGCCAATCCTGTCGAGTTCAACGTTCAGGGCTTTTGCCATGACTTCAATGAACCTTCCTGTGCCTGCTGCGCACTTGTCATTCATCTCAAATTCAACGACACGGCCCTTTCCATCGACCCTTATTACCTTTGTATCCTGGCCGCCGATATCAATTATCGTCCGCGCTTCAGGAAAAAGGTAATGAACGCCTCTTGCGATGCAGGTAATCTCTGTAACTGCCTGTTTGGCGAAGGATGCCCTTTTTCTTCCACAACCGGTTGCAACGATATATGACACATCAGAGATATTCTTGCCGGGATATGCAAGGACCTTATCAAGCGCCATCTCAGCAGTCTTCTTTGAATCAGCACCGGTCTGCAAAATGTCATATCCAACTATTCCCTTCTCCTTGTCAAAAAGAAGGGCTTCAGTTGTAATGGAACCAATGTCTATTCCGGCAACTAACATTTCTTCACCACTCCTTTACTCAATAATAGCAAGGACTGCGTCTGCTTCTACTTCCTGCCCTACAGCAACCTTAATCTCTTTAATTACACCAGCCGCCGGTGAAACAATCGGCATCTCCATCTTCATTGCTTCAAGCGTTGCGATCTGATCGTCTTCCGCAACCTTATCGCCGACCTTCACATTCACTCCTACTATTTTCCCAACCATTGGAACGGTAACTTCTGTAGCCATAAAGACCTCCTTAAGATTTACTGTTTACGCTTTTCTATAACCCAGTGCAAACTGAGCGATGATCATCTTCTGGACGTTTGAGGTCCCTTCAACGATCTGGTAAGACTTCGCATCCCTCAGGAATCTTTCAACGGGATATTCAGATGAGAAGCCGTATGAACCGAATATCTTCACTGCCTCAGAGGCGCAGAAATTTGCCGACTCCGCACAGTAGTATTTTGCCATCGAGGTTTCGAGAGTATTGTTAACTCCCTGATCTTTCTGCCATGCTGCCCTGAGAAGCAGAAGCTTTGCTGCCTCGTGTTCCACGGACATTCTCCCGATCTGTTCCTGAACCATCTGGAACTTTCCGATAGGCTGATCGAACTGTTCCCTCTCGTTCGCGTATTTACACGCTTCTTCGATACAACTCTGGGCTACACCAACGGCCCGTGCGGCAGAGCTTAATCTGGTGAAATTGAGCATGGTCATACAAATAGCAAATCCCTGACCAAGCTTCCCGACGAGGGCACTTTTCGGAATCTTCGCTTCTTCAAAGAATATCTCGCCAGTTGGAGCACAGAACAGGCCGAGTTTCGAGGTAATAGCCCTCTGGACAATACCAGGTGTATTAAAGTCGATAAAAAACGCTGACATACCTTTGTGTTTTGCCGCCTTGTCTGTCATGGCATATACGACCCCGCATCCGCAATAGGGTACGCCGGATATCCATGTCTTGGTACCGTTGAGGATAAAACCATCATCGACTTCTAACGCGGTAGTTTTCATGCTGGCAACATCTGAACCGGAGTTTGGCTCTGTAATGGCAAAACAACCGCCGCTTGTCCCTGCAATCAATCCGGGAAGGAACTGTTCCTTCAGCGCATCGCTTCCATACCGCAGTAAAACATTCTGGGGGCCATTCATCTGGAGGTTAAAGGGAAGACCCCAGGAAGGACTTACCCTTGCAAATTCCATTGCCATAAGTGTCGCGGCCATGTTGCCTTCCTCAAGTCCGAGTCCGCCGTACTGTTCAGGTGCGAGGCATCCAAACATACCCTGGTCGCCCATCTTCTTCAGGATCTCCGGACGATACTTGTGTTCCTTCTCGTCTTCTTCCATGGTAGGCTTGATATTCTTCACTGCAAAGTCGTACGCCATTTTGCGCATTGATTCGAGTTCATCAGAAATCTTGAAATCCATAGTTTTTCTCTCCTTTCCTTACGATATTGTGAAACTATTAACAAGGCTAATATTAGCAAAGCGCCCTTTCCATGTCAAGCTAATTTTCAGAAATAAATCTTCTCTTTCCACTACGGCGGGAGCGACGTTTTGTCATTGCGACCGAAGTGCGGCGCAGTGTCATTACGAGCGGAGCGCGGCAATCTCATTCAATAGATTTATACCCTTGGTTCGCCACGTCGCTTCGCTCCTCCTGAGAAATTTGCCCGATCACATTACCAAAAACAAGTTTTTTATTGATAACAAACATACTCACCATGGGGGTCACATGCTCACGATGACAATAAGTAACTTGAACCGCGAACGTTGAACAAATTTCGTCTTTTGCCTTACGGGTGTATTGCTCTTTGCAGGAAGTTTATTTCTTCCTCATCTTTTTTCCTGGAGGCGATTCAATGGAATTCTGGATCGCCATAATGTGTTGCTCGATCAAACGGTCTGCCTTTGACGCTTTACCTGACGCAAGGAGCTCATATATCTTACGATGATCAACTTTTTTGTAGCGCGGCAATTTGGCAAAGTACTTATAGGTGAGACGGTTGGTCACAAATGGTTCTGTTATGCTCACATAGAGACGCA
Protein-coding regions in this window:
- a CDS encoding acyl-CoA dehydratase activase, encoding MLVAGIDIGSITTEALLFDKEKGIVGYDILQTGADSKKTAEMALDKVLAYPGKNISDVSYIVATGCGRKRASFAKQAVTEITCIARGVHYLFPEARTIIDIGGQDTKVIRVDGKGRVVEFEMNDKCAAGTGRFIEVMAKALNVELDRIGDSSLKHKKEVTISSICTVFAESEVISLVSEGEELEDILYGIHKAIADRTMGLISRIGGAEKEVIMTGGVAKNIGVVKALE
- a CDS encoding acetyl-CoA carboxylase biotin carboxyl carrier protein subunit, translated to MATEVTVPMVGKIVGVNVKVGDKVAEDDQIATLEAMKMEMPIVSPAAGVIKEIKVAVGQEVEADAVLAIIE
- a CDS encoding acyl-CoA dehydrogenase family protein; amino-acid sequence: MDFKISDELESMRKMAYDFAVKNIKPTMEEDEKEHKYRPEILKKMGDQGMFGCLAPEQYGGLGLEEGNMAATLMAMEFARVSPSWGLPFNLQMNGPQNVLLRYGSDALKEQFLPGLIAGTSGGCFAITEPNSGSDVASMKTTALEVDDGFILNGTKTWISGVPYCGCGVVYAMTDKAAKHKGMSAFFIDFNTPGIVQRAITSKLGLFCAPTGEIFFEEAKIPKSALVGKLGQGFAICMTMLNFTRLSSAARAVGVAQSCIEEACKYANEREQFDQPIGKFQMVQEQIGRMSVEHEAAKLLLLRAAWQKDQGVNNTLETSMAKYYCAESANFCASEAVKIFGSYGFSSEYPVERFLRDAKSYQIVEGTSNVQKMIIAQFALGYRKA